Proteins encoded within one genomic window of Brassica rapa cultivar Chiifu-401-42 chromosome A09, CAAS_Brap_v3.01, whole genome shotgun sequence:
- the LOC103838142 gene encoding V-type proton ATPase subunit E3, protein MNDADVSKQIEQMVRFIRQEAEEKANEISVSAEEEFNIEKLQLVEAEKKKIRQEYEKKEKQVDVRRKIDYSMQLNASRIKVLQAQDDIVNAMKEEAAKQLLKVSEHGFFNHHHHQYKHLLKHLIVQCLLRLKEPSVLLRCRKEDLHIVESMLDDATEEYCEKAKVHAPEIIVDKDIFLPPAPSEDDPHAPFCAGGVVLASRDGKIVCENTLDARLEVAFRKKLPEIRKSLFGQVGAA, encoded by the exons ATGAACGACGCAGATGTCTCCAAGCAGATCGAGCAGATGGTGAGGTTTATCCGCCAGGAAGCCGAAGAAAAGGCCAATGAGATCTCCGTCTCCGCTGAAGaa GAATTTAACATAGAGAAGTTGCAGCTCGTGGAggcagagaagaagaagattagaCAGGAGTatgagaagaaggagaagcaaGTCGATGTCCGAAGGAAGAT TGATTACTCAATGCAACTGAACGCATCGAGGATCAAAGTTCTTCAAGCACAAGATGACATTGTCAATGCAATGAAAGAAGAGGCTGCAAAGCAACTCCTCAAAGTCAGCGAACATGGCTTCTTCAACCATCATCACCATCAGTACAAACATCTCTTGAAACATCTCATTGTTCAG TGTTTGCTTAGACTGAAAGAGCCTTCAGTGTTACTGCGTTGTCGCAAAGAAGACCTTCACATTGTGGAGTCTATGCTGGACGATGCAACTGAAGAATACTGCGAGAAGGCAAAGGTTCATGCTCCTGAGATCATAGTTGACAAGGACATTTTCCTTCCTCCTGCTCCTTCCGAAGATGATCCTCATGCTCCTTTCTG TGCTGGAGGAGTGGTGCTGGCTTCTCGTGATGGGAAAATTGTGTGTGAAAACACTCTTGATGCAAGGTTGGAGGTCGCTTTCCGCAAGAAACTTCCTGAG ATCCGAAAGTCGCTCTTTGGCCAGGTTGGTGCAGCTTGA
- the LOC103838141 gene encoding defensin-like protein 35, which translates to MATNKISFFLVLCLCVLISSGFGEAALNPTGRKCPDPNGVDKKAACYSYCKTQGFMGGSCQGHKGNYMCKCYEGI; encoded by the exons ATGGCAACTAACAAAATCTCCTTCTTCTTGGTTCTTTGCCTCTGTGTTTTGATATCCTCAG GATTTGGAGAAGCAGCACTAAATCCAACGGGAAGAAAATGTCCGGATCCAAATGGCGTTGACAAAAAAGCTGCATGTTATAGCTACTGTAAAACACAAGGTTTTATGGGTGGTTCTTGTCAAGGACATAAAGGTAATTACATGTGTAAGTGTTATGAAGGTATATGA
- the LOC103838140 gene encoding uncharacterized protein LOC103838140, translating into MATASFRWILQLHKDVPKAARFYAQGLDFSVNVVTLRWAELQSGPLKLALMQSPSDHVVSEKGYSSLLSFTVTDINTSISKLMELGAELDGSIKFEVHGKVASVRCLDGHVLGLYEPS; encoded by the exons ATGGCGACGGCGTCGTTCAGGTGGATTTTGCAGCTACACAAAGATGTACCAAAAGCTGCTCGATTCTACGCGCAAGGTCTTGATTTCTCCGTCAATGTCGTCACTTTACGTTGGGCTGAGCTTCAGTCTGGTCCTCTCAAGCTAGCTCTTATGCAATCTCCCAG TGACCATGTGGTGAGTGAGAAGGGATACTCTTCGCTACTGTCGTTCACTGTGACTGACATTAATACATCAATCTCCAAACTTATGGAGTTAGGTGCCGAACTCGATGGCTCTATCAAATTTGAAGTCCATGGCAAG GTTGCATCTGTGAGATGTCTCGATGGTCATGTGCTCGGCCTCTATGAACCTTCttag
- the LOC103838139 gene encoding protein PAM71, chloroplastic isoform X1, whose product MLSLNSLLRLPFPNPSPPNSSSSSSRRCVSACPIPVGFSVRCISRRLRRNEPRRCFQRDEAYYLDEKSEEKDRNLDVLVGTSIAHSTQRVLKLLTVSAPLALLGTDPAFAVTQLPQSFVASLGDLGDISSGFASAFLLIFFSELGDKTFFIAALLAARNNAATVFAGTFGALGIMTIISVVLGRTFHYVDEILPFRFGETDLPIDDIAAVCLLVYFGVSTLADAISDDGLKAEEEQKEAELAVSELSGNGAGLAAAANTIISTFALVFVAEWGDKSFFSTIALAAASSPLGVIAGALAGHGAATLLAVLGGSLLGNFLSEKAIAYVGGVLFLVFAAVTVSEIIT is encoded by the exons ATGCTTAGTTTGAATtcgcttcttcgtcttccattCCCAAACCCTAGTCCTCCTaactcttcttcctcgtcgtcgaGGAGATGCGTCTCCGCTTGTCCAATTCCGGTCGGTTTTTCGGTTCGATGCATCTCTAG ACGTTTGCGTCGAAATGAACCTCGGAGATGTTTCCAACGGGATGAAGCTTATTACCTCGATGAG AAATCTGAAGAAAAAGATAGAAATCTTGATGTATTGGTCGGCACATCGATAGCTCACTCGACACAGAGAGTTCTGAAGCTATTGACTGTATCTGCTCCGCTCGCATTACTGGGAACTGACCCAGCTTTTGCGGTTACGCAACTTCCCCAGTCATTTGTCGCTTCTCTTGGAGACCTCGGAGACATTAGCTCAGGTTTTGCTTCG gCCTTCTTGCTTATATTTTTCTCTGAACTTGGAGATAAAACTTTCTTCATCGCG GCCCTTTTAGCAGCGAGGAACAACGCTGCTACTGTTTTCGCTGGGACTTTTGGCGCTCTTGG GATCATGACGATTATATCTGTAGTGCTAGGACGAACTTTCCACTATGTCGATGAAATTCTTCCATTCAG GTTTGGTGAGACGGATTTGCCTATAGATGATATTGCAGCAGTTTGTCTCCTG GTTTACTTCGGTGTTTCAACGTTAGCAGATGCTATCTCTGATGATGGACTTAAAGCTGAGGAAGAACAGAAAGAA GCAGAACTAGCGGTTTCAGAGCTTTCAGGTAACGGAGCCGGGTTAGCAGCAGCCGCGAACACCATCATCAGCACTTTCGCATTGGTTTTTGTTGCGGAATGGGGTGATAAATCCTTCTTCTCAACTATTG CTCTTGCGGCTGCATCATCGCCATTGGGTGTCATCGCTGGAGCATTGGCGGGTCACGGTGCTGCGACTCTG CTTGCGGTTTTGGGAGGTTCTTTGCTAGGAAACTTCTTGTCAGAGAAG GCAATAGCTTATGTCGGAGGAGTTTTGTTTCTCGTGTTTGCTGCTGTGACAGTGTCTGAGATCATTACGTAA
- the LOC103838139 gene encoding protein PAM71, chloroplastic isoform X2 produces MLSLNSLLRLPFPNPSPPNSSSSSSRRCVSACPIPVGFSVRCISRRLRRNEPRRCFQRDEAYYLDEKSEEKDRNLDVLVGTSIAHSTQRVLKLLTVSAPLALLGTDPAFAVTQLPQSFVASLGDLGDISSGFASALLAARNNAATVFAGTFGALGIMTIISVVLGRTFHYVDEILPFRFGETDLPIDDIAAVCLLVYFGVSTLADAISDDGLKAEEEQKEAELAVSELSGNGAGLAAAANTIISTFALVFVAEWGDKSFFSTIALAAASSPLGVIAGALAGHGAATLLAVLGGSLLGNFLSEKAIAYVGGVLFLVFAAVTVSEIIT; encoded by the exons ATGCTTAGTTTGAATtcgcttcttcgtcttccattCCCAAACCCTAGTCCTCCTaactcttcttcctcgtcgtcgaGGAGATGCGTCTCCGCTTGTCCAATTCCGGTCGGTTTTTCGGTTCGATGCATCTCTAG ACGTTTGCGTCGAAATGAACCTCGGAGATGTTTCCAACGGGATGAAGCTTATTACCTCGATGAG AAATCTGAAGAAAAAGATAGAAATCTTGATGTATTGGTCGGCACATCGATAGCTCACTCGACACAGAGAGTTCTGAAGCTATTGACTGTATCTGCTCCGCTCGCATTACTGGGAACTGACCCAGCTTTTGCGGTTACGCAACTTCCCCAGTCATTTGTCGCTTCTCTTGGAGACCTCGGAGACATTAGCTCAGGTTTTGCTTCG GCCCTTTTAGCAGCGAGGAACAACGCTGCTACTGTTTTCGCTGGGACTTTTGGCGCTCTTGG GATCATGACGATTATATCTGTAGTGCTAGGACGAACTTTCCACTATGTCGATGAAATTCTTCCATTCAG GTTTGGTGAGACGGATTTGCCTATAGATGATATTGCAGCAGTTTGTCTCCTG GTTTACTTCGGTGTTTCAACGTTAGCAGATGCTATCTCTGATGATGGACTTAAAGCTGAGGAAGAACAGAAAGAA GCAGAACTAGCGGTTTCAGAGCTTTCAGGTAACGGAGCCGGGTTAGCAGCAGCCGCGAACACCATCATCAGCACTTTCGCATTGGTTTTTGTTGCGGAATGGGGTGATAAATCCTTCTTCTCAACTATTG CTCTTGCGGCTGCATCATCGCCATTGGGTGTCATCGCTGGAGCATTGGCGGGTCACGGTGCTGCGACTCTG CTTGCGGTTTTGGGAGGTTCTTTGCTAGGAAACTTCTTGTCAGAGAAG GCAATAGCTTATGTCGGAGGAGTTTTGTTTCTCGTGTTTGCTGCTGTGACAGTGTCTGAGATCATTACGTAA